Below is a genomic region from Azoarcus sp. KH32C.
TGATCTTCGAGCATGCGCAGCTCTACAACTTCGAGGACGAACTGCGAGATGAGCCCAATGAGGACTGGCACTGCGACATCGAGCACGCCGCGGTTCGCCGCCCGGGCAGCCAGCTGAGCCTCTTTGCCTACGGCGGCAGCCTGCCGAAGGCGCTGGAGGCCGCCGAGTCGCTCGCGCGCGAGGAGATCGACGTGGAGGTCGTCGACCTGCGCGTGCTGCGTCCGCTCGATACCGAGGCGATCGCCGAGTCCGTGCGCCGCACGCACCGCGCGGTGATCGTCGACGAGGGCTGGCGCAGCGGCAGCCTCGCGGCGGAAGTGATGGCGCGCATCGTCGAGCAGTGCTTCTACGACCTCGACGCGCCCCCGGTCCGGGTGTGCAGCGAGGAGGTCCCCATCCCCTACGCGAAGCACATGGAAGACGCCGCGCTGCCGCAGCCGGCGAAGATCGTCGCGGCGGTCAGGGAGCTGCTGAATGTTTGACTTCACGCTGCCTTCGCTCGGCGCCGACATGGACGAGGGCACGCTCCTCGAGTGGAAGGTCAAGCCCGGCGACGTGGTGCACAAGGGGCAGGTCGTCGCGATCGTCGATACCTCGAAGGCCGCCGTCGACGTCGAAATCTGGCAGGACGGCACGGTGTTCGAACTGCTGATCGCACCGGGCGAGAAGATCCCGGTCGGCACCGTGCTCGCGACGCTGCTCGAGCCCGGCGAGAAAGCGGAGGCGGCGCGGGCACGCAAGGCGCGCGCCGCGCCCGCGCCCAAGGCGTCCGAGGCGGGGCGGCTGCGCATCTCGCCGGCCGCGCGCAAGCGTGCCGAGGCGCTCGGTGTCGATGTCGCGCGCCTCGCGGGCAGCGGCCCGGGCGGGGCGGTGACGCTCGCCGACGTGGAGGCCGCGGCGGCCGCCACGCCAGCGACTACGGCGCCGGCCGACCGGAACGTGGAGATGCGCCGCGCGATCGCCGCGGCGATGAGCCGCTCGAAACGCGAGATCCCGCACTACTACCTGCTCGAGACGATCCCGATGGCGCGTGCACAGCAGTGGCTCGCGCAGGCCAACGAGGGGCGGCCGATCACCGGGCGGCTGCTGATGGCGGTGCTGCAGCTGAAGGCGGTCGCGGCTGCGCTGACGAACTACCCCGAGATGAACGGCTTCTTCCGCGACGGTCGCTTCGAGCCGGTCGCCGCCGCGCACATCGGCATCGCGATCTCGCTGCGCCAGGGCGGGCTGATCGCGCCGGCACTGCACGACGTGGGCAAGAAGCCGCTCGACCAGCTGATGCGGGAGCTCACGGATCTCGTGAAGCGCACGCGCGCCGGGTCGCTGCGCAGCTCGGAGATGGCGGACCCGACGATCACCGTGACGAATCTGGGCGACCAGGGCGTCGAATCGGTAATGGGGGTGATCTACCCGCCGCAGGTCGCGCTCGTCGGCTTCGGCCGCATCGTGCCGCGGCCCTGGGTCGAGAACGATGGGATCGCGGTGATGCCGACCGTCGTCGCGAGCCTCGCGGCGGACCACCGCGTCTCCGACGGGCATCGGGGCGGCTTGTTCCTCGCCGAGCTGCGCGAACGGCTGCAGCGGCCGCAGGAACTTTGAGTGAAGGCGGAATAGGACGGGAGGGGGATGACGATGGCGGACAAGCACCCCGAGCTGCGCGCGAACGTGATCGCGATCTTGCGGACGATCGCGCCCGAGGTCGAGGCGGACGAACTGCGCGACGACCGGCCATTGCGCCAGCAGGTCGACCTCGACTCGATGGACTGGCTCAACTTCCTGATCGGTATCAGCGAGCGCCTCGGGGTGAGCATCCCCGAGGCGGACTACGGCCGTCTCGCGACGCTGGCCGACCTGCTCGCCTACCTGCGCGCGAAGCTCGGTTAGTTTCGCGTCACCAGTCCGGCCGCCATCGCGTCGGTCGTCGGCAGCGGGCGCACGCCGCGGCAGTCGGTCGCGCGCAGCTCGCGCATCACCAGGTCCCCGGCCGAATCCGGCAGCATCGCGCGGAGATAGCGCGACAGGCTGATCAGTTGGCGGTTGTCGAGCGCGGTTTCGCAGCGGCCGCGGGCGTAGTCCTCGTCCGGCGGGAGCTGCGAGAAGCCAACGCGCGCCGCGTTGGGGCCGGGCGGAATGTGCCGTTCGGTGCCGGCGGCGAAGGCGATCAGGCAGGGCGTGAGGCAGGTGCTGCCGGGCGCGACGCGCGTGTTGAAGCCGCGGTTCCTGAGCATCGAGCCGATCGTGATCGCGGGGCCGACCTGGCCATCGACGTTGTCGAGCACGAGCCACTTGGCCCCGCAGTTGCGCTTGGCCATGTCGGCCGTGACGAGCGACAGCGCGGAGACCGCCGCCGGGGTGATCTCGCCCGACAGCGTGACCTCGCATTCGGCGCCGCGCTGGCGCAGCGACATCGTGCCGTCCCTGTAGGGGAAGCTCTCCGAGTCGCGGGGCGCGGCGTGCTGGGAGGAGGGCGTCGCGCAGGCGGCAACGAGCAGGCAGCTGCCTGCGAAGGCGAGAAGGCGGCGGGGAAGGCCTGGAAGCATTCGGGAAATCCTCGGTCGTCAGGGATGCCGTCCGCAGCGCACAGGGCGCCCGACGCAAAGCGGCGCCCACCATAGCACGGCTTCTCCCGCGCGCGCCGCGCGGGCCGGCGCCCTGTGTGACGCTTTGAACGATTACCGTCCGGAGTTCAGCCGGACGCGCTGCGTTCCCACGGCGGCACAGGGCTGAAGTGGTCCTCCAGCATCTGCAGGAAGACGCGCACCTTCGGCAGGCGCACCCGGCTGGCCGGATAGCAGGCGTAGAGATGCTGGCCGTAAGTCGTGATCGGCAGGTATTCCTTGAGCACCTCGACGAGCGTGCCGCGGGCGACGTCGGGGCCGCACAGGTAGGTGGGCAGGATCGCGAGACCGTGGCCTTGCAGCACGGCCGCGTTGATGCTGTCGAGGTTGTTGACCTGGAACTTGGCGCGGATAGGGACGGTGACGAGGGAGCCGCCGGGTGTCGCGAGCGTCCAGTCGGAGGGGCCGCGCATGCGCGTGAAGGCGAAGCACTCGTGGTGGGCGAGATCCTGCGGGACCTGCGGCACGCCGTGGCGGGCGAGGTAGTCCGGGCTGGCGCAGATCACGCGGCGGACCAGCGTGAGCTTGCGCGCGACGACATTCTCGGGCGGCGCGTCGGTGAGGCGCAGCGCGATATCGACGTTCTCTTCGATGAGATCGACGCGCCGGTCTTCGAGGTCGAGCTCGCACTGCACCAGCGGATGCTCGGCGGCGAACTGCGGCAGCAGCGGGGCGATCTGTAGGCGGCCGAAGGACACGGGGGCGGCGATGCGCAGGATGCCGCGCGGGATCTCGACGAGGTTCTGCACCGCGAGCTCGGCGTCGCGCAGTTCTTCGAGCACCCGCAGCGCGTGCTCGTAGAAGACTTCGCCGGCGGGGGTGAGGTTCTGGCGGCGCGTCGTGCGTTCGATCAGGCGTGCGCCGAAGCTCTGTTCGAGTTCGGCGAGCTGCTTGCTGACCTGTGCGCGCGAGCAGTCGAGCCGTCGCGCCGCGGCGGCCATGCTGCCGAGGTCGACGGTCTTCACGAAGGCTTCCCAAGCGCCCAGCCAGCTCATTTGTCAATGATTCGTTGACGGTATCGCGACAGGATACTGCTATTTTGTTTCCCGTCGGGAAACTAAAGTAGCACTCGGTACGACCCCGATATTGGAGCCCATGATGGAAGCCTCGATCCAGCGTAAACATTTCCTCGACGATCTGCAGGTCGGCCAGCGTTTCACGAGCGGCACGCACCGCATGGACGAGGCGCAGATCCTGGCTTTCGCCGGTGAATTCGATCCGCAGGGCTTTCACTTGGACCACGAGGCCGCGGCGGCGAGCCTCTTCGGCGGGCTGGCGGCAAGCGGTTGGCATACGGCGGCGATTACGATGAAATTGCTGGTCGGCGGCGGGCTGCCGCTTGCCGGCGGGATCATCGGCGCGGGGGGCGAAATCAGCTGGCCGGGTCCGACGCGGCCGGACGACGTGCTGCGGGTCGTCGGCGAAGTCGTCGAGATCGCGCCGTCGCGTTCGAAACCGGACCGCGGCATCGTCACGATGCGCTGCGAGACGCGCAACCAGCACGACGAAGTCCGGCAGGTGCTCGTCGCCAAGCTCGTCGTACCGCGCCGGCCCGCGCAGCAAGAGGCGGCCGCTTCCGACGTCCTCGAATCCGTCTGAACCCAATATAACGAGAACAATAATGCTACGTTCCCTCAACTCTCCCGGCGCGCTGATCACGACGCTCGCGGCCGCCGGCATCCTGATGGTGACGATGGGCGCCCGGCAGTCGATCGGGCTTTTCGTGTCGCCGCTCAACACCTCGACCGGGCTCGGCATCGCGAGCATCAGCTTCGCGCTGGCGGTGGGGCAGTTCATGTGGGGTGCGATCCAGCCGGTCGCCGGTGCGGTGGCGGACAAATACGGTCCGGGCAAGGTGCTGGTCGCGGGTCTCTTGGTGCTCGCATTCGGCAGTGCGCTGACGCCGTGGATGGACTCCAGTTTCGGTCTCGTGCTGACGCTCGGCCTGCTGTCGGCGGCCGGTTCCGGAGCAGGCAGTTTCTCGGTGCTGATCGGCGCCGCGGCGCAGCGCCTGCCGCTTGCCGCGCGCGGCACGGCATCGGGCGTGATCAACGCGGGTGGTTCCTTCGGGCAATTCGTCTTCGCGCCGGTGCTGCAGAAGCTGATCCAGGCGCTGGGCTGGATGGGCGCGATGTGGTCGATGGCGGTGATGGTGCTTGCGGCGCTGCCGCTGATCCGCGTGCTGGTCAAGCCGGGCGCCGAAGCGCCCAGGCACGCCGCCGCAGACGGCAAGGGGCTCGGCCATGCGGTGCGCGAGGCGCTCGGCGACCGCAGCTACCTGCTGCTGCATGCGGGCTTCTTCACTTGCGGCTTCCATATCGCCTTCCTCGTGACGCACCTGCCGGGCGAAGTCGCGCTGTGCGGCTTGCCGCCGGGCGTCGCGAGCTGGTCGCTGGCGATCATCGGTCTGGCGAACATTGCAGGCAGCCTCTACGCGGGGTCCTGCATCGCGCGCTACCAGAGCAAGTACGTGTTGGCGGTGATGTATGCGTCGCGCGCGCTCTTGGTCGCCGTGTATCTGATGGCGCCGAAGACCGCGATGACCTTTTACGTCTTCGCGGCAGGCCTGGGCTTCACGTGGCTCGCGACGGTGCCGCCGACCGCGGCGATCGTCGGCAAGCTCTTCGGCGTGCGCTACCTCGGCACGCTGTTCGGGCTGACGCTGCTGTCGCATCAGATCGGCGGCTTCCTCGGCGCCTATCTCGGCGGGCTGGCGATCGTGCGCTTCGGCGATTTCAGCTGGATGTGGTACGCGGACATGGCGCTGGCGGTGATGGCGGCGCTGGTGAATCTGCCGATCCGCGAGGCGTCGCCGCGCCAGGCGCTGGCGCCGGCCTGAATCCGGAATTGGAGGATGTTTTCCCGCCTGTTCGGCAAAGTGAGCGGGCGGGGCCGGGCGTAATCTGGCGTCGTGGGGCAGGAAGATGCCCCGGTCGCCGGAGGGCACGAAAATGGACATCCAATATCTGGAATGCGACTTCGAGGTCATCGACCTCGACGAGCAATCGGAACCCGATTGCGACGCGGCCGACGAAGCCGCCGCACGGGCGGAGGCCACGTTCATGGCCTGGTTCACGGACTTGAACGGGTGCTGCCGCGTGTCGGCTTCGACGAACTGAGCGTCGGCTACGGCGCCGTCCCCCATCGGCTGGGGCTTATGCCCAAGTGGGTGGGCGAGATGGCGCATCGCGCGCCTCGCCGCCGTCGGCCACCCGCGCGGCAACTTCTTCTAAATTCATCTTTCTCGAATAAATACAACCGCTTGTCGAAGCGATCCGGATTCCGTGTGCACGTGGTACGGCGGATGCATAGTGAAGGACAGGGCATGCAAGATGCCTTGAGCGGCGAGCGTGACACCGCGCTCGCAGTTGATCCGACACCCGCAGGAGAGAGAGATGAACACCACAGCGCAAAACCTGGCCGTACTGGCCGCCATGCTCGGACTGTGCGTTTCGAGCGCCTATGCTGCAAGCGCTCCCGATCAGGGAGGCAGCGCCCGGATTTCCGGCGTCACCGTGGAAAGCCCGCTGGCCCGCAAAGGGGCCGACGATCCGCCTCCCGCGCCGGGATGCGACGATCACGGCACCGACCTGTGCCAGAGCGAGCTCGCGAAGAACGGCGCGGACGATCCGATGCCGCAGCCCGGCTGCGACGATCATGGCACGGACCTCTGCCTGACGCCGACTGCGATCGAAACCTGAGACAAGCCCTTCCGGCCGGCCTCGCAGCTGCGAAAGGCCGGCTTTCTTCCTCCATTCCGCCTCCTCCTGCGGCCGATCCGCGGGGGAGGCTACGTTTGCTTGCCAGCGGCATTTGACCGACGGCGTGCTGCTCGGCGACACTCCTCGGCAGTCGTTCCCGAGGGGTGCGGAGATGAGTGACGGCGATGGTGTGAAGCTTCCCGGCGTCGATGCGGCGCTCGCGGAATCGCTGGCGAAGATCGAGATCCCGCCGCGTCCGGCGATCCTGGACCAC
It encodes:
- a CDS encoding dihydrolipoamide acetyltransferase family protein; translated protein: MFDFTLPSLGADMDEGTLLEWKVKPGDVVHKGQVVAIVDTSKAAVDVEIWQDGTVFELLIAPGEKIPVGTVLATLLEPGEKAEAARARKARAAPAPKASEAGRLRISPAARKRAEALGVDVARLAGSGPGGAVTLADVEAAAAATPATTAPADRNVEMRRAIAAAMSRSKREIPHYYLLETIPMARAQQWLAQANEGRPITGRLLMAVLQLKAVAAALTNYPEMNGFFRDGRFEPVAAAHIGIAISLRQGGLIAPALHDVGKKPLDQLMRELTDLVKRTRAGSLRSSEMADPTITVTNLGDQGVESVMGVIYPPQVALVGFGRIVPRPWVENDGIAVMPTVVASLAADHRVSDGHRGGLFLAELRERLQRPQEL
- a CDS encoding acyl carrier protein; the protein is MADKHPELRANVIAILRTIAPEVEADELRDDRPLRQQVDLDSMDWLNFLIGISERLGVSIPEADYGRLATLADLLAYLRAKLG
- a CDS encoding LysR family transcriptional regulator; the encoded protein is MSWLGAWEAFVKTVDLGSMAAAARRLDCSRAQVSKQLAELEQSFGARLIERTTRRQNLTPAGEVFYEHALRVLEELRDAELAVQNLVEIPRGILRIAAPVSFGRLQIAPLLPQFAAEHPLVQCELDLEDRRVDLIEENVDIALRLTDAPPENVVARKLTLVRRVICASPDYLARHGVPQVPQDLAHHECFAFTRMRGPSDWTLATPGGSLVTVPIRAKFQVNNLDSINAAVLQGHGLAILPTYLCGPDVARGTLVEVLKEYLPITTYGQHLYACYPASRVRLPKVRVFLQMLEDHFSPVPPWERSASG
- a CDS encoding MaoC family dehydratase produces the protein MEASIQRKHFLDDLQVGQRFTSGTHRMDEAQILAFAGEFDPQGFHLDHEAAAASLFGGLAASGWHTAAITMKLLVGGGLPLAGGIIGAGGEISWPGPTRPDDVLRVVGEVVEIAPSRSKPDRGIVTMRCETRNQHDEVRQVLVAKLVVPRRPAQQEAAASDVLESV
- a CDS encoding MFS transporter, whose product is MLRSLNSPGALITTLAAAGILMVTMGARQSIGLFVSPLNTSTGLGIASISFALAVGQFMWGAIQPVAGAVADKYGPGKVLVAGLLVLAFGSALTPWMDSSFGLVLTLGLLSAAGSGAGSFSVLIGAAAQRLPLAARGTASGVINAGGSFGQFVFAPVLQKLIQALGWMGAMWSMAVMVLAALPLIRVLVKPGAEAPRHAAADGKGLGHAVREALGDRSYLLLHAGFFTCGFHIAFLVTHLPGEVALCGLPPGVASWSLAIIGLANIAGSLYAGSCIARYQSKYVLAVMYASRALLVAVYLMAPKTAMTFYVFAAGLGFTWLATVPPTAAIVGKLFGVRYLGTLFGLTLLSHQIGGFLGAYLGGLAIVRFGDFSWMWYADMALAVMAALVNLPIREASPRQALAPA